A genomic segment from Tissierellales bacterium encodes:
- a CDS encoding glycerol-3-phosphate responsive antiterminator yields the protein MEFFDRIHENPVIAAVNHMDHLEEAIESPSEMIFLLTGDIFNIKDAVGKIQNAKKMVFVHVDLLEGFSKDAVALEYIAKKIKPDGIITTKTQLARKAMELGLFTIQRFFILDSLSLKRGIESMKSFKANAIEILPGINDKITKKIVKETSQPVITGGLIMDKEDVIHSLQAGAIGISTTKKTLWYE from the coding sequence ATGGAGTTTTTTGATAGAATACATGAAAATCCAGTAATTGCAGCAGTTAATCATATGGACCATCTTGAAGAAGCAATAGAATCGCCTAGTGAGATGATCTTTTTACTGACTGGAGATATTTTTAATATAAAAGATGCAGTTGGCAAAATTCAAAATGCCAAGAAAATGGTTTTTGTTCATGTAGATTTACTAGAAGGTTTTTCTAAAGATGCAGTTGCATTAGAGTATATTGCAAAAAAAATAAAACCAGATGGCATTATAACTACTAAAACCCAATTGGCTAGAAAAGCTATGGAACTAGGATTGTTTACTATTCAGAGATTTTTTATATTAGATTCGCTTTCACTAAAACGTGGAATTGAGTCTATGAAATCTTTCAAGGCAAATGCAATTGAAATATTACCAGGAATAAATGACAAGATAACGAAAAAAATTGTTAAAGAGACAAGTCAGCCCGTTATAACAGGAGGGCTAATAATGGATAAAGAAGATGTTATACACAGTTTGCAAGCTGGAGCGATAGGAATATCGACTACTAAAAAAACACTGTGGTATGAGTAA
- a CDS encoding pyridoxamine kinase, producing the protein MNQVPVKKIAAIHDLSGFGRAALSSIIPIISTMGIQVCSVPTAILSTHTGDFEGYTFIDLTDHMTSYLNHWHELNLWFDCVYTGFLGSVNQIDIITNYIRAFEKKPLVVIDPVMADDGELYSTMDVNMVNAMRDFISLADVITPNFTEAALLLGKKTEKEILSDDELKNWLIELSNLGPETVIITSVPHDKRTKKTYVVAYNKKDNRFWRVDCVYIPTQYPGTGDAFTSVLVGSLLQGDSLPMALDRSVQFVTSAIRASYGYDYPNREGVLVEKVLDTLKLPVMLNSYELF; encoded by the coding sequence ATGAATCAAGTACCAGTAAAAAAAATAGCAGCAATACATGATTTATCAGGGTTTGGCCGAGCGGCATTGTCTTCAATTATACCCATAATATCAACTATGGGTATACAGGTTTGCTCAGTTCCTACAGCTATACTTTCAACTCATACGGGAGATTTTGAAGGATATACTTTCATAGATTTGACAGACCATATGACTAGTTACTTAAATCATTGGCATGAATTAAATTTATGGTTTGACTGTGTATATACGGGCTTTTTAGGATCGGTAAATCAAATAGATATAATAACGAATTACATAAGGGCATTTGAAAAAAAACCACTTGTTGTAATAGATCCTGTTATGGCGGATGATGGAGAGCTATATTCAACTATGGATGTGAACATGGTAAATGCTATGAGGGATTTTATATCATTGGCTGATGTGATTACACCAAATTTTACAGAAGCGGCTTTGCTTTTAGGGAAAAAAACTGAAAAAGAAATATTATCAGATGATGAACTGAAAAACTGGTTGATTGAACTGTCAAATTTGGGTCCAGAAACAGTTATAATAACTAGTGTTCCTCATGATAAAAGAACAAAAAAGACATATGTTGTGGCATATAATAAAAAAGACAATAGGTTCTGGAGAGTTGATTGCGTTTATATACCTACGCAATATCCAGGTACGGGTGATGCGTTTACTAGCGTATTGGTTGGTAGTTTATTGCAAGGAGACAGTCTTCCAATGGCACTAGATCGAAGTGTTCAATTTGTTACGTCGGCTATAAGAGCTAGCTATGGATACGATTATCCAAATAGAGAGGGTGTCTTGGTTGAAAAAGTGTTAGATACATTAAAACTTCCTGTAATGTTAAATAGTTATGAGCTGTTTTAA
- a CDS encoding HAD family phosphatase, with translation MRKYEAVIFDLDGTLVDSMWVWDAIDIEFLDERGFKVPEDLQDAIEGMSFTETAQYFKERFELKEEIDSIKDVWNDMARHFYRDKVKLKQGAREYLEKLKKQGVKLAVGTSNSRELALATLEGNSVLHFFDIIMTSCEVDRGKPYPDIFLGVAKKLQIKSDKCLVHEDTLAGVKAGVGAGMDVIGIYDSGSHEKQDEIEKLTLEIVKNYNKFID, from the coding sequence ATGAGAAAATACGAAGCAGTTATATTTGATTTAGATGGAACATTAGTTGACTCTATGTGGGTGTGGGATGCAATAGATATAGAATTTTTAGATGAAAGAGGATTTAAAGTTCCAGAAGATTTACAAGATGCAATAGAAGGAATGAGTTTTACAGAGACAGCACAATATTTTAAAGAAAGATTCGAACTAAAAGAGGAAATAGATTCAATAAAAGATGTATGGAACGATATGGCTAGGCATTTTTATAGAGATAAGGTTAAACTTAAGCAAGGTGCGAGAGAATATTTAGAAAAACTTAAGAAGCAAGGAGTGAAACTTGCTGTAGGAACTAGTAATTCTAGAGAGTTAGCTTTAGCAACGCTTGAAGGAAATAGTGTTTTGCATTTTTTTGATATTATAATGACTTCTTGTGAAGTAGATAGAGGCAAGCCTTACCCAGATATATTCTTAGGTGTGGCTAAAAAACTTCAAATAAAGTCGGACAAGTGTCTTGTGCACGAGGACACTTTGGCGGGAGTAAAAGCTGGTGTAGGTGCTGGCATGGACGTAATAGGAATATATGACTCTGGATCGCATGAAAAGCAGGATGAGATTGAAAAATTGACTTTGGAAATTGTAAAAAATTACAATAAATTTATAGATTAA